The following nucleotide sequence is from Candidatus Bipolaricaulis sibiricus.
ACGACATGGAGCAGAACGCGGGCTCGCGTGGCATGGCGCAGGAACCGATCCCCCAATCCCTTCCCCTCGTGTGCGCCCTCGATGAGCCCCGGTAGATCAGCCAAGACGAGGGTGTGCCCATCGCCAACCTCGACGAGCCCGAGATTGGGAGACAATGTGGTGAACGGATAGGGGGCGACCTTGACCCGCTTTCGGGACACCCGCGACAGGAGGGAGGACTTGCCCACATTGGGGAACCCCACGATCCCCACGTCGGCCAGAACGCGCAACTCGAGCTTGAGCCAGCGTTCCTCGCCCCGCTCGCCGAACTCGCGGATCCGGGGGGCCTGGCGGGCTGAGGTGGTGAACGCCCGGTTGCCGCGTCCCCCCCGGCCGCCACGGGCAACCCGCATCTCTGCCCCCTCTTCTGCAAGGTCGGCAAGGATCTCGTCGGTCGCGGCGTCGCGAACGACGGTCCCCACCGGAACGTGGATCACGAGCGGGGTACCGCTCCTGCCCTGCCGGCAGTTCGGCCCTCCGTGACCGCCGTGGCCGGCGCGAAAGTGGATCTGGTTCTGAAACTGAAGGAGCGTGCCCACGGACCGGGTCGCGCGTACGATGACGTCTCCCCCACGGCCGCCGTTCCCGCCGTCGGGGGTACCACGGGGATTGTGGCGCGTGCGGTGAAAGCTGACGAGCCCGTTTCCCCCCCGTCCCGAGGCGACGTGGATCTTCGCCTCATCAACCCACATTCGGGGGGGTTACACCGCCTCTTGGAGCGGGTCCACGCTGACGTAAACGCGCTTGTGCCCCGAGAACCGCACCGTTCCC
It contains:
- a CDS encoding GTP-binding protein Obg; its protein translation is MWVDEAKIHVASGRGGNGLVSFHRTRHNPRGTPDGGNGGRGGDVIVRATRSVGTLLQFQNQIHFRAGHGGHGGPNCRQGRSGTPLVIHVPVGTVVRDAATDEILADLAEEGAEMRVARGGRGGRGNRAFTTSARQAPRIREFGERGEERWLKLELRVLADVGIVGFPNVGKSSLLSRVSRKRVKVAPYPFTTLSPNLGLVEVGDGHTLVLADLPGLIEGAHEGKGLGDRFLRHATRARVLLHVVDLAGVEGRDPLTDHHLLRRELDAWDDLRDKREIVAGNKADLLPPERVSAEVERFRSEGIVLHPISAVTGRGVRELLFHLWRALQEIPPPTPAALPPARRVWKLTPDAIPFEVVETEGQFAVRGPIVERLAQRLDLSTPDAQKYFQQRLERLGVIAALQRRGVAPGTTVHIGGQEFEFAG